Below is a window of Chionomys nivalis chromosome 19, mChiNiv1.1, whole genome shotgun sequence DNA.
AAGTAGTACAAAATCTTCTCATGTTAAAACAGCCAAATCTGCATTATGAGATATTTCACACCATTTTTGAGGTAAAATGAGATGATAAAGATGTTTGCTATTTTGTGGTGGGACATTTAAGAATGCAATCGACATATAAGAACATGCCGTTGAATACACTCATTTAGGTGTACAGCTGTATGAAATTATAGTCATCATCACAGTCAATCTGAAAACACTTTTCACCACCCCCAAAAGAAACTTCCCTCCCATTGGCATTACTGACGCGTTCGCACACGCCGACCCCTGAGTAACTATGCCTGCTGTCATATCTCTGTGGAATCACACCTTCTAAGCATTTCAGCTGAGTAGATTCACACAGGAAGCCACCACTTGTGAATCCCTCTTTCGCTTGTGTTTTTGGCATGACATCTAAGTTTTTAGACATAATGAAAGTTTATGAAGATTCACTGCTTGATTTTCCCCTAAGAACTTTTTAGTTTTCATGCAGGTCTGTGATGGATTTTTAAGTTTTCCATGTGGTAGGATATGGGGCACCATGCTAATTCTTTTGTGCGTGGCAGCCCAGCTGTCATTGCAGCGTTCGCTGAGTGGTCTCCTCATTTCTCAATAGATGTAACTATATTTGAAACATTTTAGACACTGTAAAATTTCATGTGATCAATCCAGTAACCAATGGATCGTTTTTAAAGAGTAATTAAGAATAACTGTGAATCtggaaaattaggaaaaatagTCATAACTAAAGCAGTAAATGAAAGTTTAAGGGTGGTATAGAGATGAAGTTTCTTTTAGTAACTTCAGTTTCTTCTCACGTTACTGTGGCATCCAAGTCCTTATAAGTTTTGTCTGCTAGTCAACTTCATGTCAAAATTGGAGCAAATGTCCAATGAGATTTCCCTTCTCGGGTAGCATTTATTTTGTCTCTATTTGATAGcagtatttttttcataaatacaaACTGGTGATGAGCCAGCATGGTGGAATTCCTACAGCtatgaaaactaagaaaaagtcCTGGAAGCTTggaattatttgtattttgaacaAAAGAATCATTCTTatgtttttatctatttttcataAACCTTTAGAATAATTTCTCCTGCTCTGGATGAGCAAAATAGATAAGCAGGAATGTTTATGGGGACAGAAAAATGTCCCATGTTCCCTCCACAGCTTGACGATGTGTGGGACAGGTATCAGTTGGAAACTGGACAAggcaaggcaattttttttttctgtatttcaacTTTATTGTTATCTTTAAATTGAAGTTCTAAGTTGACATCAGTAAAGCTGGTATGTCAAGAATTTGTAACTGTTAATTCTGTTAGTTAAATTCCTGAAATTTAAGTAATGTTACTAATTCCTagttgtgtttttatattttaggaGCCCTGGCTGCTGTGTTCAACTTGTTCGTTATGAAGTTATTAGTAATACTTTTATTTCTGGGACTTGTCGCTGACTGTAGAGGTAACTCTTCCTATAGCTTGACACCGCAGTTACTTCTGGTATCCTTTGATGGCTTTAGAGCTGACTACCTGAAGGACTATGACCTTCCTCACCTCCAGAACTTCATCAAAGAAGGTGTCTTGGTGGAACATGTCACAAACGTTTTTATCACAAAAACATTTCCAAACCATTACAGCATCGTGACAGGCTTATACGAGGAAAGCCATGGCATTGTGGCCAACACCATGTATGATGGTGTcacaaagaaacatttttctgAGTCTAATGATAAGGATCCATTTTGGTGGGATGGGGCAGTGCCAATTTGGGTGACCAATCAGCTTCAAGAAAACAGATCGAGTGCTGCTGCCATGTGGCCCGGAACTGATGTGCCCATCCACAATACTACACCTTCCTATTTTATGAGCTATAGCAGTTCAGTGCCCTTTGAGGAGAGACTCAATAATGTCACCTCATGGCTCAGTAGTTCCAACCCACCCGTCACCTTCGCCACGCTCTACTGGGAAGAACCAGATGCAAGTGGCCACAAATACGGGCCtgaagataaagaaaacatgagcaGGGTATTGAAAGAAATAGATGGCCTTATTGGTGATCTTGTACAAAAACTCAAGGAGTTAGGACTGTGGGAAAACCTTAATGTGATCATCACAAGTGATCACGGGATGACTCAGTGCTCTGAGAACAGACTGATACATCTGGACGCCTGCATCGACCCCTCAAACTACAGTCTTATAGACTTGACCCCTGTGGCTGCGATTCTTCCCAAAAGAAGTAAGTAGCTCTTTGAGTAAGATGGACATTTCTTCCCTTGATAGAATTAGTAGTCAGTAGTAATACACAGTTTATATTTGCTTAGGATACTCAGTGTAAAACTGTTCCCTCTCTAAGACACCCAGCACAGGCCACATAAGGAAGAGAGATAGGCTGGTGAATGAAAGTCCTGTGTGTGCGTGCCCTTCTCTGATACTGCCACATTATTGATTGCtctctgttttgaaaataaaataattcaaccaGCTAATATTGTCTTAAGTAAATTGTATTTCTAGTCAGATATAGCTTTGCTTCTAAGTCACAGTTTTCCCCTTTGCATCTCTTTTACAGATGTAACAGAGGTTTATAACAAACTGAAACACTGTAGCCCTCACATGAATGTTTATCTCAAAGAAGATATTCCTGCCAGATTCCACTACCAACATAGTGATCGAATTCAGCCTATTATTTTGGTTGCTGATGAAGGCTGGACAATTGTACTAAATAAGTCATCATTAAAGTGTAAGTATTTATTTCTGGTATTCTGCGATCTCAAGGCTATATCATACATTGTGACCTGGCTTTGGAAGGCAGGTACTTTGATTTCATTCTGTCTATACT
It encodes the following:
- the Enpp4 gene encoding bis(5'-adenosyl)-triphosphatase ENPP4, with product MKLLVILLFLGLVADCRGNSSYSLTPQLLLVSFDGFRADYLKDYDLPHLQNFIKEGVLVEHVTNVFITKTFPNHYSIVTGLYEESHGIVANTMYDGVTKKHFSESNDKDPFWWDGAVPIWVTNQLQENRSSAAAMWPGTDVPIHNTTPSYFMSYSSSVPFEERLNNVTSWLSSSNPPVTFATLYWEEPDASGHKYGPEDKENMSRVLKEIDGLIGDLVQKLKELGLWENLNVIITSDHGMTQCSENRLIHLDACIDPSNYSLIDLTPVAAILPKRNVTEVYNKLKHCSPHMNVYLKEDIPARFHYQHSDRIQPIILVADEGWTIVLNKSSLKLGDHGYDNSLPTMHPFLAAHGPAFRKGYRQSTVNTVDIYPMMCHILGLEPHPNNGTFSHTKCLLVDQWCINLPEIIGIVISVLLVLTMLTGLIIFMQSRTSTTRPFSRLQLQEDDDDPLIA